A single Anopheles maculipalpis chromosome 3RL, idAnoMacuDA_375_x, whole genome shotgun sequence DNA region contains:
- the LOC126560751 gene encoding Bardet-Biedl syndrome 4 protein homolog: MTERYVYCNGRANEAATTVGNSKQLSTANTMKPQSVTNRHMNWLIHDLYTRKHFEQCKKLIDRQLAICYDKQYLYYMKGLILREENSPTEAVHCFQQAIALNKKEPENYKELAKTLYSMGKFRNALEVFLKAETLLERPDHEIYHHIGELYYKNFGQLKAGVGEAKEYLKQAISCGKHVESYKILAEIYIEEGDSIKAIEMIENCLQITQDDVSLMTQIGILYLKINEYQRAFEKLLDATATDSKYTNALLALGSILQSKNDIDGALNKYKRIPNLSDESSEVWSNIGLCFFKKQKFIAAISCLKKAVWVSPLNFNALYNLGLVFVTAQQYVSAFQTLAAAISLRPEHAECYMLLGTCLRHLNDPGNAYLSLEKSTMLPDAVKNPLIYLNFALYCYEIGKSDQSVLYLSNFLEMTQHITVHREYIKMADRLNGALAVAASGQIYPATVPESGHTGGLDRTEKDANRMQDENAVNMTGNATVAAVRREDSVEDDGTDGDLP; encoded by the exons atgaCCGAACGTTACGTGTACTGCAATGGGCGAGCGAACGAAGCGGCTACGACGGTAGGAAACAGCAAACAACTTTCGACAGCCAACA CGATGAAGCCCCAAAGTGTAACCAATCGTCACATGAACTGGCTGATACACGATTTGTATACCAGGAAGCACTTTGAGCAGTGCAAAAAGTTGATTGACCGCCAGCTGGCCATCTGTTACGACAAGCAGTACCTTTACTATATGAAGGGTCTCATTTTGCGGGAAGAAAACAGCCCAACCGAAGCCGTACACTGCTTTCAGCAAGCGATCGCCCTGAACAAAAAGGAGCCGGAAAACTACAAGGAACTTGCCAAAACGCT CTACTCGATGGGGAAGTTCCGGAACGCGCTGGAAGTATTTCTCAAGGCGGAAACTTTACTGGAACGACCTGATCACGAAATCTATCATCATATCGGTGAGCTGTACTACAAAAACTTTGGTCAGCTAAAGGCTGGTGTTGGTGAGGCGAAAGAATACCTAAAGCAAGCCATCAGTTGTGGCAAGCACGTAGAAAGCTACAAGATCTTGGCCGAAATTTACATCGAAGAAGGAGACAGCATCAAAGCGATTGAAATGATTGAGAACTGTTTGCA AATCACACAGGACGATGTGTCTCTAATGACGCAGATTGGGATACTGTATTTGAAGATCAACGAGTATCAACGGGCGTTTGAAAAATTGCTCGATGCAACGGCGACCGACTCAAAATACACAAACGCTCTGCTAGCGCTGGGATCGATATTGCAG TCGAAAAATGATATCGACGGTGCGCTTAACAAGTATAAACGCATACCCAACCTATCAGACGAAAGCTCGGAAGTTTGGAGCAACAttgggttgtgttttttcaagaaacaaaaattcattGCG GCCATTTCTTGTTTGAAAAAAGCAGTTTGGGTATCACCATTGAACTTTAACGCGCTGTACAATCTTGGCCTAGTGTTTGTAACGG CTCAACAGTACGTCAGCGCCTTTCAAACGCTAGCCGCCGCCATTAGTCTACGGCCCGAGCATGCCGAGTGTTACATGCTGCTTGGAA CTTGTCTGCGCCATTTAAATGATCCCGGAAACGCTTACCTTTCGCTAGAGAAGTCAACCATGCTTCCGGACGCTGTCAAGAATCCACTAATCTATCTCAACTTTGCGCTTTATTGTTACGAGATAGGCAAATCGGACCAATCCGTCCTGTATCTGAGCAACTTTCTCGAGATGACTCAACACATTACGGTTCATCGTGAG TACATCAAAATGGCTGATCGACTAAACGGAGCCCTAGCAGTAGCTGCCAGTGGGCAGATTTACCCTGCCACCGTACCAGAATCGGGACACACCGGGGGTCTTGACCGTACCGAGAAGGATGCCAACCGGATGCAGGATGAAAATGCTGTCAACATGACCGGTAACGCAACGGTGGCGGCAGTGCGCCGTGAGGATTCCGTCGAAGACGACGGCACTGACGGTGATTTGCCCTGA